The genomic segment TTGCTGGCGGGCGCCACCTGGGCGTCGGCGGAGGTGCGGCAGCGGACCTTCACCAAAGACGAGCTGGACAAGATGGCTGCCACCCGGGTGCAGATCGAGACCAGGCTCGGGACCATCGAGCTGCGCCTCTTCCCGGACAAAGCCCCCAACCATGTGGACAACTTCATCCAGCTGGCCCAGAAAGGCTTCTACGACGGCACCACCTTCCACCGGGTCATCCCCGGCTTCATGATCCAGGGCGGGGATCCCAACACCAGGGAGGCGGATCGCTCCCGGCACGGCCTGGGCGGTCCGGGCTACAACCTCAAAGCCGAGTTCAACGACCGGCCCCACAAGCGCGGCACCCTGTCCATGGCCCGCACCGGGGATCCGGACGGCGCTGGCTCCCAGTTCTTCATCTGTGCCGCCCCTGCTCCGTCCCTGGATCGCCAGTACACGGTGTTCGGCGAGGTGGTCTCGGGCCTGGAGGTGGTGGACAAGATCGTCAGCCAGCCCCGGGATCCCCGGGACAATCCCAAGGAGCGCATCGAGATGAAGGTGCG from the Thermodesulfobacteriota bacterium genome contains:
- a CDS encoding peptidylprolyl isomerase, encoding MAATRVQIETRLGTIELRLFPDKAPNHVDNFIQLAQKGFYDGTTFHRVIPGFMIQGGDPNTREADRSRHGLGGPGYNLKAEFNDRPHKRGTLSMARTGDPDGAGSQFFICAAPAPSLDRQYTVFGEVVSGLEVVDKIVSQPRDPRDNPKERIEMKVRVVAPK